One stretch of Burkholderia pyrrocinia DNA includes these proteins:
- a CDS encoding MFS transporter, whose product MKADVTLALGASTEALHEDALYRKVILRIVPLFFLGFIMSYLDRVNIGFAKLQMAADFGLTNASFALGASVFFWGYMLFEIPSNLILRRVGARAWIARIMITWGIVSTLMIFSRNEAAFYSLRFLLGVCEAGFVPGVMYYTNTWLPARRQSGMYSLFLMALPIAVVFGAPLSGAIMETMDGVAGVRGWQWLFLLEGLPSVVLGVVILALLRNRPADVDWLTPREKQIIEANVAKEAAFKSHRVADAFRTPKIYALIVVMILFNTAFYGLTFWMPTLFHDAGVANSLDVGLFTAIPFGVAAICMYMNAKVAERSGRLRRHGVVPVALAAVGLFVATVAHDSFWLALIMLTVATSGILSLMPIYWTLPGRVLSGAAAAAGLALINACGSLSGILGAMIIGYAGIRTGMAILAGFLLLCSVVFYRVCPPTAE is encoded by the coding sequence ATGAAGGCGGACGTCACGCTTGCGCTCGGCGCAAGCACCGAAGCACTGCACGAAGATGCGTTGTACCGGAAGGTGATACTGAGGATCGTCCCGCTGTTTTTCCTCGGGTTCATCATGTCCTATCTGGACCGCGTGAACATCGGCTTTGCCAAACTGCAGATGGCGGCCGATTTCGGCCTGACGAATGCGTCCTTCGCACTCGGCGCGAGCGTGTTCTTCTGGGGCTACATGCTGTTCGAGATTCCGAGCAACCTGATCCTCCGGCGGGTCGGCGCACGCGCATGGATCGCGCGGATCATGATCACGTGGGGGATCGTGTCGACCCTGATGATCTTCTCGAGGAACGAGGCCGCGTTCTACTCGCTTCGCTTCCTGCTTGGCGTATGCGAGGCCGGGTTCGTTCCGGGCGTGATGTATTACACGAACACGTGGCTGCCCGCCCGGCGCCAGAGCGGCATGTATTCGCTGTTCCTGATGGCGTTGCCGATTGCCGTCGTGTTCGGTGCGCCGTTGTCCGGCGCGATCATGGAGACGATGGACGGCGTGGCGGGCGTCAGGGGATGGCAGTGGCTGTTCCTGCTCGAAGGGCTGCCGTCCGTGGTGCTGGGCGTCGTCATCCTGGCGCTGCTGCGGAACCGGCCGGCCGACGTCGATTGGCTGACGCCGCGCGAGAAGCAGATCATCGAAGCGAATGTCGCGAAGGAGGCGGCGTTCAAGTCGCATCGCGTCGCGGATGCGTTCCGGACACCGAAGATCTATGCGCTGATCGTCGTGATGATCCTCTTCAACACCGCATTCTATGGACTGACGTTCTGGATGCCGACGCTGTTTCATGATGCCGGCGTCGCGAACAGCCTGGATGTCGGGCTGTTCACGGCCATCCCGTTCGGCGTCGCGGCGATCTGCATGTACATGAACGCGAAGGTCGCGGAGCGGTCCGGGCGGCTGCGCAGGCACGGCGTGGTGCCGGTCGCGCTGGCCGCCGTCGGCCTGTTCGTCGCGACGGTGGCGCACGACAGCTTCTGGCTCGCGCTGATCATGCTGACCGTCGCGACGTCGGGCATCCTGTCGCTGATGCCGATCTACTGGACGCTGCCGGGACGCGTGCTGTCCGGTGCGGCCGCGGCGGCCGGCCTCGCGCTGATCAACGCGTGCGGGAGCCTGTCGGGGATCCTCGGCGCGATGATCATCGGCTATGCGGGCATCCGCACCGGCATGGCGATCCTTGCCGGCTTCCTGTTGCTGTGCAGCGTCGTGTTCTACCGGGTCTGTCCGCCGACGGCGGAATGA
- a CDS encoding TonB-dependent siderophore receptor codes for MPSRRTTHRARTLRPWRTSLPALITLCVASGAHADAADPANAKPVASASASTPTTPAEHELPAISVNASAAVDPTIGYQPRTSSIAGGSDRPLKEIPQSVAVVSSSVMQDQQARSLDDVLGNISGVTQTNTLGGTRDAFTKRGFGSNNDGSVLVDGVRTPVLHSYLATIDRVEVLKGPASLLYGMQDPGGVINLVTRKPEDTFGGSISASRTSHGGSSALFDLTGPLGKPGQVAGGTLAFRLTGEYDTSRYWRSFGRQRDALIAPALSWHDANTSVDISYQYVDYTTPFDRGTVLVNGQLDDALRYRRYEEAWSQSSGIQETLRARIEHRFSDAWRVRATYGWGRDRYDQYITRGNSFNSKTGAMTRSSDANLGRNDSDQIATLGLLGNVTLAGMNHAIYLGGEYERQRSFRGDTIRGKATTGFNLYDPVYGLLAPGGIPNPKQSDSRSVVHAYSMVVQDSVKLTERLTAVGGLRWENWQQESGMGRPFVFADRSRGNVWLPQFGLAYALTPGLTAYANVSRSFKPNVATNVAAPLAPEYGRVLEAGLKFSLKPAITGTLAVYQIDKRNVAVTNGDITSTIGTARSRGIELDVAGQITRHLSVIGSYAYTNATDRDSNTPLVNVARHTGSLFAVYDTAIANLPGRWRFGGGASLVGTRSGDTANSFTLPGYVTVDAFAAYETTIGKFPTRFQLNVKNLLDKTYYPSSNNNLIVAVGEPRLVTLTTTVSF; via the coding sequence ATGCCATCCCGTCGAACCACCCACCGCGCCCGGACCCTTCGTCCGTGGCGCACGAGCCTGCCTGCCCTGATCACGCTTTGCGTCGCAAGCGGCGCGCATGCCGACGCCGCCGACCCCGCCAACGCCAAACCCGTTGCGTCCGCATCCGCATCGACGCCCACGACGCCCGCCGAACACGAACTGCCGGCCATCAGCGTCAACGCATCGGCGGCCGTCGATCCGACGATCGGCTATCAGCCGCGCACCAGCAGCATCGCGGGCGGCAGCGACCGCCCGCTCAAGGAGATTCCGCAATCGGTCGCGGTGGTCAGCAGCAGCGTGATGCAGGACCAGCAGGCGCGCTCGCTCGACGACGTGCTCGGCAACATCAGCGGCGTCACGCAGACCAACACGCTCGGCGGCACGCGCGACGCGTTCACCAAGCGCGGCTTCGGATCGAACAACGACGGCTCGGTGCTCGTCGACGGCGTGCGCACGCCGGTGCTGCACAGCTATCTCGCGACGATCGACCGCGTCGAAGTGCTGAAGGGCCCTGCTTCGCTGCTCTACGGGATGCAGGACCCGGGCGGCGTGATCAACCTCGTCACGCGCAAGCCGGAAGACACGTTCGGCGGCTCGATCTCCGCATCGCGCACGAGCCACGGCGGCAGCAGCGCGCTGTTCGATCTCACGGGCCCGCTCGGCAAGCCCGGCCAGGTCGCCGGCGGCACGCTCGCGTTCCGGCTGACCGGCGAATACGACACGAGCCGCTACTGGCGCAGCTTCGGCCGCCAGCGCGACGCGCTGATCGCGCCCGCGCTGTCGTGGCACGACGCGAACACGTCGGTCGACATCAGCTACCAGTACGTCGACTACACGACGCCGTTCGATCGCGGCACCGTGCTCGTGAACGGCCAGCTCGACGATGCGCTGCGCTATCGCCGCTACGAGGAAGCGTGGTCGCAAAGCAGCGGCATCCAGGAAACGCTGCGTGCGCGCATCGAGCACCGCTTCTCCGACGCGTGGCGCGTGCGCGCGACCTACGGCTGGGGCCGCGACCGCTACGACCAGTACATTACCCGCGGCAACTCGTTCAACAGCAAGACGGGCGCAATGACGCGCTCGTCCGATGCCAACCTCGGGCGCAACGACTCCGACCAGATCGCGACGCTCGGCCTGCTCGGCAACGTGACGCTTGCCGGGATGAACCACGCGATCTACCTCGGCGGCGAATACGAGCGGCAGCGCAGCTTCCGCGGCGACACGATCCGCGGCAAGGCAACGACGGGCTTCAATCTCTACGATCCCGTGTACGGTCTGCTCGCACCGGGCGGCATACCCAACCCGAAGCAAAGCGATTCGCGCTCGGTGGTGCACGCATATTCGATGGTCGTGCAGGACTCGGTGAAGCTCACCGAGCGTCTCACCGCGGTCGGCGGGCTGCGCTGGGAAAACTGGCAGCAGGAATCGGGGATGGGGCGGCCGTTCGTGTTCGCCGACCGCTCGCGCGGCAATGTCTGGCTGCCGCAGTTCGGGCTCGCGTATGCGCTCACGCCGGGGCTGACCGCGTATGCGAACGTGAGCCGCTCGTTCAAGCCGAACGTCGCAACGAACGTCGCCGCGCCGCTCGCGCCGGAATACGGCCGCGTGCTCGAGGCCGGGCTGAAGTTCAGCCTGAAGCCCGCGATCACGGGCACGCTCGCGGTCTACCAGATCGACAAGCGCAACGTCGCGGTCACGAACGGCGACATCACGTCGACGATCGGCACCGCGCGCTCGCGCGGGATCGAACTCGACGTCGCGGGGCAGATCACGCGCCACCTGAGCGTGATCGGCAGCTATGCGTATACGAACGCGACCGATCGCGACAGCAATACGCCGCTCGTCAACGTCGCGCGCCACACGGGCAGCCTGTTCGCGGTGTACGACACGGCGATCGCGAACCTGCCCGGCCGCTGGCGCTTCGGCGGCGGCGCAAGCCTGGTCGGCACACGCTCCGGCGACACCGCGAACAGCTTCACGCTGCCCGGCTACGTGACCGTCGACGCGTTCGCGGCCTACGAAACGACGATCGGCAAGTTCCCGACGCGCTTCCAGCTCAACGTGAAGAACCTGCTCGACAAGACCTACTACCCGTCGAGCAACAACAACCTGATCGTCGCGGTCGGCGAGCCGCGACTCGTCACGCTGACGACGACGGTGTCGTTCTGA
- the yiaK gene encoding 3-dehydro-L-gulonate 2-dehydrogenase, whose translation MIRIPFEELQGAIYLALLNAGMNEHDAGVCARVHAEATCDGVNSHGINRVARFVDYVRKGWVNLQGAPTPVKRFGAIEILDGNRGPGILNALSATERAMAIADEQGVGIVALRNTTHWMRGGTYGWHAADRGYIAICWTNTESCMPGWGGKKPRVGNNPFVMAVPRDKGHIVLDMAMSQYSYGKLQATRLKGKNMPFPAGFDSEGKLTVEPGPIEASMRILPMGYWKGSGFAIMLDVLAAVLSEGLATNGIDAVQQGSCTGCSQVFILIDPRKLGGEAFTNEVADGVADYVNTSEVAEDSDEVLYPGQSALRTRIEQRRHGVAVDDGIWADVLALAER comes from the coding sequence ATGATCCGAATTCCGTTCGAGGAGTTGCAGGGCGCCATTTATCTCGCGCTCCTGAATGCGGGCATGAACGAGCACGACGCGGGCGTCTGCGCACGGGTTCATGCGGAGGCGACCTGCGACGGCGTCAATTCCCACGGCATCAATCGCGTCGCGCGCTTCGTCGACTACGTCCGCAAGGGCTGGGTGAATCTGCAAGGCGCCCCCACGCCGGTCAAGCGCTTCGGCGCGATCGAGATCCTGGACGGCAATCGCGGCCCCGGCATTCTGAATGCGTTGTCCGCGACCGAGCGCGCGATGGCGATCGCCGACGAGCAGGGCGTCGGCATCGTCGCGCTGCGCAACACGACCCACTGGATGCGCGGCGGGACGTATGGCTGGCACGCAGCGGATCGCGGCTACATCGCGATCTGCTGGACGAATACCGAATCCTGCATGCCGGGCTGGGGCGGCAAGAAACCGCGCGTCGGCAACAACCCGTTCGTGATGGCGGTGCCGCGGGACAAGGGCCATATCGTGCTCGACATGGCAATGTCGCAGTACTCGTACGGCAAACTGCAGGCGACCCGCCTCAAGGGGAAAAACATGCCGTTTCCCGCCGGTTTCGACAGCGAAGGGAAGCTGACCGTCGAGCCCGGCCCGATCGAGGCGTCGATGCGGATCCTGCCGATGGGTTACTGGAAGGGCTCGGGATTCGCGATCATGCTCGACGTGCTGGCCGCCGTGCTGTCGGAGGGGCTGGCGACGAACGGGATCGATGCCGTGCAGCAGGGAAGCTGCACCGGCTGTTCGCAGGTGTTCATCCTGATCGACCCGCGCAAGCTGGGCGGCGAAGCGTTCACGAACGAGGTCGCCGACGGCGTGGCCGATTACGTGAATACGTCGGAAGTCGCGGAAGACAGCGACGAGGTGCTGTATCCCGGGCAAAGCGCGCTGCGAACCCGCATCGAACAGCGGCGGCACGGCGTTGCCGTCGACGACGGAATCTGGGCCGACGTGCTCGCGCTTGCGGAGCGATGA